A stretch of the Mycobacterium shigaense genome encodes the following:
- a CDS encoding SAM-dependent methyltransferase: MARNPAAQTAFGPMVLAAVEQNEPPGRRLLDDDLADLFLPAPLRWLVAATRVAPIRRLLVRGSEWTGPGLWANLACRKRLIADKVSEALDDINAVVILGAGLDTRAYLLNRHVRIPVFEVDLPVNIARKAKTVRRVLGGPPLSVRLVALDFEHDDLLTALAEHGYHADYRGFFICEGVTQYLTEGGVRRTLEGLRAAAPGSRLVFTYVRRDFIDGKNRYGTRTLYRNVRQRKQLWHFGLEPDEVAGFIADYGWRLIEQAGPDELMQRYVEPTGRKLKASQLEWSAYAEKV, from the coding sequence ATGGCCCGTAATCCCGCCGCTCAGACCGCCTTTGGCCCGATGGTGCTGGCCGCCGTCGAGCAGAACGAGCCACCGGGGCGCCGGCTGCTTGACGACGACCTCGCCGACCTGTTCCTGCCGGCGCCGCTGCGCTGGCTGGTCGCCGCGACCCGGGTGGCGCCGATCCGCCGCCTGCTGGTGCGCGGATCGGAGTGGACGGGCCCCGGACTGTGGGCGAATCTGGCCTGCCGCAAGCGGCTCATCGCCGACAAGGTCAGCGAGGCACTCGACGACATCAACGCCGTTGTCATCCTGGGCGCCGGCCTGGACACCCGCGCCTACCTACTAAATCGGCACGTACGCATCCCGGTGTTCGAGGTCGACCTGCCGGTCAACATCGCCCGCAAGGCCAAGACGGTGCGTCGGGTGCTCGGCGGCCCGCCCCTGTCGGTTCGGTTGGTGGCGCTGGACTTCGAGCACGACGACCTGTTGACGGCGTTGGCCGAGCACGGCTATCACGCCGATTACCGCGGCTTCTTCATCTGCGAGGGCGTGACCCAATACCTCACCGAGGGCGGTGTGCGGCGGACGCTGGAGGGGCTGCGGGCCGCCGCGCCGGGCAGCCGGCTGGTGTTCACCTACGTACGCCGCGATTTCATCGACGGGAAGAATCGCTACGGCACGCGGACGTTGTATCGCAATGTCCGCCAGCGAAAGCAGTTGTGGCACTTTGGTTTAGAGCCCGACGAGGTCGCCGGTTTTATCGCCGACTACGGCTGGCGACTGATCGAGCAGGCCGGGCCCGACGAACTGATGCAGCGTTATGTCGAGCCCACCGGTCGCAAACTCAAGGCGTCGCAGCTCGAATGGTCGGCCTACGCCGAGAAGGTTTAG
- the thyX gene encoding FAD-dependent thymidylate synthase: MAETAPLRVQLIAKTEFLVPPDVPWSTDGPDVQGGSALVEFAGRACYQSWSKPNPRTATNAGYIKHIIDVGHFSVLEHASVSFYITGISRSCTHELIRHRHFSYSQLSQRYVPEGDSRVVVPPGLGNDPELQQILAAAADASRATYAELLAKLEAKFADQPNAILRRKQARQAARAVLPNATETRIVVTGNYRAWRHFIAMRASEHADVEIRRLAIECLRRLVEVAPAVFADFEIATLADGTEVATSPLATEA; this comes from the coding sequence GTGGCCGAGACGGCGCCGCTGCGCGTGCAACTGATCGCCAAGACCGAGTTCTTGGTGCCGCCGGACGTGCCGTGGAGCACCGACGGCCCCGATGTGCAAGGCGGCTCCGCGCTGGTCGAGTTCGCGGGCCGGGCCTGCTACCAGAGTTGGTCCAAACCCAATCCCCGCACGGCGACCAACGCCGGCTACATCAAGCACATCATCGACGTCGGGCACTTCTCGGTCCTGGAACACGCGAGTGTGTCGTTCTACATCACGGGTATCTCGCGCTCGTGCACACACGAACTGATTCGGCACCGCCACTTCTCCTACTCGCAGCTCTCGCAGCGCTACGTGCCGGAGGGCGACTCGCGGGTGGTGGTCCCGCCCGGCCTGGGCAACGACCCCGAGCTGCAGCAGATCCTGGCCGCGGCCGCCGACGCCAGCCGGGCCACCTACGCCGAACTGCTGGCCAAACTCGAGGCCAAATTCGCCGACCAGCCCAACGCCATCCTGCGCCGCAAGCAGGCGCGCCAGGCCGCCCGCGCGGTGCTGCCGAATGCCACCGAAACCCGCATCGTCGTGACCGGCAACTACCGGGCCTGGCGGCACTTCATCGCCATGCGGGCCAGTGAGCATGCCGACGTGGAAATCCGGCGGCTGGCCATCGAATGTCTGCGCCGGCTGGTCGAGGTCGCACCCGCGGTGTTCGCGGACTTCGAGATCGCCACGTTGGCCGACGGCACCGAGGTCGCGACCAGCCCTCTTGCCACCGAGGCCTGA
- a CDS encoding ribonuclease J: MNHELSPPGPLTAGGLRVTALGGISEIGRNMTVFEHLGRLLIIDCGVMFPTHDEPGVDLILPDLRHIEDRLDDIEALVLTHAHEDHIGAIPFLLKLRPDIPVVGSKFTLAMVAAKCREHRIKPVFAEVKEGQRSRHGVFECEYFAVNHSIPDALAIAVYTGAGTVLHTGDIKLDQLPLDGRPTDLPGMSRLGSRDGAGVDLFLCDSTNAEHPGVGPSESEVGPTLHRLIRGADGRVIVACFASNVDRVQQIIDAAVALGRRVSFVGRSMVRNMGIARELGFLRVNDSDVIDISAAEQMPPERVVLITTGTQGEPMSALSRMSRGEHRSITLTAGDLVVLSSSLIPGNEEAVYGVIDELSKIGARVVTNAQARVHVSGHAYAGELLFLYNGVRPRQVMPVHGTWRMLRANAKLAAGTGIAPESILLAENGVSVDLVAGKASIAGAVPVGKMFVDGLITGDVGDITLGERLILAEGFVAVTVVVTRGTGRPVTTPHLDSRGFSEDPKALEPVVRRVEEELESLVANNVTDPIRIAQGVRRTVGKWVGETYRRHPMIVPTVIEV; this comes from the coding sequence GTGAACCACGAACTCAGTCCACCCGGTCCGCTGACCGCAGGGGGATTACGGGTCACCGCGTTGGGCGGTATCAGCGAAATCGGCCGCAACATGACCGTTTTCGAGCATCTGGGCCGGCTGCTGATCATCGACTGCGGCGTGATGTTCCCTACCCACGACGAGCCCGGCGTCGACCTGATCCTGCCCGACCTGCGTCACATCGAGGACCGGCTCGACGACATCGAGGCGCTGGTGCTGACGCACGCGCACGAAGACCACATCGGCGCGATCCCGTTCCTGCTCAAGCTGCGCCCCGACATCCCCGTCGTCGGTTCCAAGTTCACCCTGGCCATGGTCGCCGCCAAATGCCGCGAGCACCGCATCAAGCCGGTGTTCGCCGAAGTCAAAGAGGGACAACGCAGCCGGCACGGAGTGTTCGAATGCGAGTACTTCGCCGTCAACCACTCCATCCCCGACGCGCTGGCCATCGCGGTGTACACGGGCGCGGGAACCGTCTTGCACACCGGCGACATCAAGCTCGACCAGCTGCCGCTGGACGGCCGGCCGACCGACCTGCCCGGCATGTCGCGGCTCGGCTCACGAGATGGAGCCGGCGTGGACCTGTTCCTGTGCGATTCGACCAACGCCGAGCACCCCGGTGTCGGCCCGTCGGAGAGCGAAGTGGGTCCGACGCTGCACCGGCTGATCCGCGGCGCCGATGGCCGTGTCATCGTCGCCTGCTTCGCCTCCAACGTGGACCGGGTGCAGCAGATCATCGACGCCGCGGTGGCATTGGGCCGGCGGGTGTCGTTCGTCGGGCGATCGATGGTGCGCAACATGGGCATCGCGCGGGAGCTGGGCTTCCTGCGCGTCAACGACTCCGACGTCATCGACATCTCGGCGGCCGAGCAGATGCCGCCCGAGCGGGTGGTGCTGATCACCACCGGCACCCAGGGCGAGCCGATGTCGGCCCTGTCGCGGATGTCGCGGGGCGAACACCGCAGCATCACCCTGACCGCCGGCGATCTGGTGGTGCTGTCGTCGTCGCTGATCCCGGGCAACGAGGAAGCGGTCTACGGCGTCATCGACGAGCTGTCCAAGATCGGCGCGCGCGTCGTCACCAATGCCCAGGCGCGGGTGCATGTCTCCGGCCACGCATACGCAGGCGAGCTGCTGTTCCTGTACAACGGCGTGCGGCCACGCCAGGTCATGCCGGTGCACGGGACGTGGCGGATGCTGCGCGCCAACGCGAAACTGGCCGCAGGCACGGGCATCGCCCCGGAGTCGATCCTGCTGGCCGAGAACGGCGTCAGTGTCGACCTGGTGGCCGGCAAGGCGTCGATCGCCGGGGCGGTGCCGGTCGGCAAGATGTTCGTCGACGGGCTGATCACAGGCGATGTCGGTGATATCACGTTGGGGGAGCGGCTCATTCTCGCCGAGGGCTTCGTCGCGGTGACGGTCGTGGTGACCCGCGGCACCGGGCGGCCGGTGACCACGCCGCACCTGGATTCGCGCGGCTTCTCCGAGGACCCCAAGGCGCTCGAGCCCGTCGTGCGCCGGGTCGAGGAGGAGCTGGAATCGCTGGTCGCCAACAACGTCACCGACCCGATCCGCATCGCGCAGGGCGTGCGCCGCACCGTCGGCAAGTGGGTGGGCGAGACCTACCGCCGGCACCCCATGATCGTGCCGACTGTCATCGAAGTGTGA
- a CDS encoding winged helix-turn-helix domain-containing protein — MGNRRLSAAQARRIAVAAQGFNEPKPNGPITRAHLKRLIARIQVLQLDSVSVAVRAHYAPVFSRLGPYDRDVLDRAAWGPRSARLLAEYWAHEAALMAVDDWPLMRWRMREYRHGRWGKHIVRANPRLADEIVAAVAELGPSTAGQLEAHLAAEPRRKKGTWWTRSDTKWVAEALFASGALTTATRVGFARHYDLAERVLPASVLAREIDDDEAIRELTLRAATALGVATEADLRDYFRLSAQQAKPAVAALVTAGEIERVDVDGWSAPAYLRATRTVPRRDGGTALLCPFDPLIFFRPRVERLFGFVYRIEIYTPASKRQYGYYVWPLLMDGHLVARVDLKADRVADTLRVVGAFAEPDAPPARTAAALAGELGSMASWLGLGGFSVSDRGDLAEPLRAAAKRAG, encoded by the coding sequence ATCGGCAACCGCCGGCTATCCGCCGCGCAGGCCCGGCGGATAGCCGTTGCGGCTCAAGGGTTTAACGAGCCGAAACCCAACGGCCCCATCACGCGTGCGCACTTGAAGCGGTTGATCGCACGAATCCAAGTGCTGCAACTGGATTCGGTCTCGGTGGCGGTGCGCGCGCACTACGCGCCGGTGTTCAGCAGGCTCGGCCCGTATGACCGCGACGTGCTGGACCGCGCGGCGTGGGGGCCGCGCTCGGCGCGCCTGCTCGCGGAATACTGGGCGCACGAGGCCGCGCTGATGGCCGTCGACGACTGGCCGCTGATGCGCTGGCGGATGCGCGAGTACCGGCACGGCCGGTGGGGCAAGCACATCGTCAGGGCCAATCCGCGGCTCGCCGACGAGATCGTGGCCGCCGTCGCCGAACTCGGGCCCAGCACCGCCGGGCAACTCGAGGCGCACCTTGCCGCCGAACCGCGCCGGAAAAAGGGAACCTGGTGGACCCGCAGCGACACCAAATGGGTCGCCGAGGCGCTGTTCGCCTCGGGCGCGCTGACCACCGCCACCCGGGTCGGCTTCGCCCGCCACTACGACCTGGCCGAGCGGGTGCTGCCGGCGAGCGTGCTGGCCCGCGAGATCGACGACGACGAGGCGATCCGTGAGCTGACGCTGCGCGCCGCCACCGCGCTCGGAGTGGCCACCGAGGCCGACCTGCGCGATTACTTCCGGCTGTCGGCCCAGCAGGCCAAGCCCGCCGTCGCCGCGCTGGTGACCGCGGGCGAGATCGAGCGGGTAGACGTCGACGGCTGGTCGGCGCCGGCGTATCTGCGGGCCACCCGGACGGTGCCGCGCCGCGACGGCGGGACGGCGCTGCTGTGCCCGTTCGACCCGTTGATCTTCTTCCGGCCACGGGTGGAGAGGCTGTTCGGATTCGTGTACCGCATCGAGATTTACACGCCGGCCAGCAAGCGTCAGTACGGCTACTACGTGTGGCCGCTGCTGATGGACGGCCACCTGGTGGCACGCGTCGACCTCAAGGCCGATCGGGTCGCGGACACACTTCGCGTGGTGGGGGCGTTCGCGGAGCCGGACGCGCCGCCGGCCCGCACCGCCGCGGCGCTGGCCGGCGAATTGGGCTCGATGGCGTCCTGGCTCGGGCTGGGCGGGTTCTCGGTGTCCGACCGCGGCGACCTGGCCGAGCCCCTGCGAGCGGCCGCCAAGCGGGCCGGCTGA
- a CDS encoding type VII secretion target, whose translation MADLVVTPEHLDTLATKQDQAATQATTAASAGSNVEVATWVTHGVVSGASNVAFTKAAAARKKTADAMSKASTELAGKLRTAKAVYGSADDEAGENIDRQLLDR comes from the coding sequence ATGGCTGACCTAGTCGTCACACCAGAACACCTCGACACATTGGCGACGAAACAAGACCAAGCGGCCACCCAGGCCACGACCGCGGCATCGGCGGGCTCCAATGTGGAAGTCGCCACCTGGGTCACCCACGGCGTCGTCAGCGGGGCGTCCAATGTGGCCTTCACCAAAGCCGCGGCCGCGCGGAAGAAGACCGCCGACGCGATGAGCAAGGCGTCGACCGAGCTCGCCGGCAAACTGCGCACCGCGAAAGCCGTCTACGGAAGCGCCGACGACGAAGCGGGCGAGAACATCGACCGACAGCTCCTCGATCGCTGA
- the dapA gene encoding 4-hydroxy-tetrahydrodipicolinate synthase — protein MSSVGFDAPARLGTLLTAMVTPFAADGSMDTAKAAQLAQHLVDAGCDGLVVSGTTGESPTTTDEEKIRLLAAVLEAVGDRARVIAGAGTYDTAHSIKLAKASAAEGAHGLLVVTPYYSKPPQRGLIAHFTAVADATELPVLLYDIPPRSVVPIEPDTIRALAAHPNIVGIKDAKADLHSGGQIIAETGLVYYSGDDALNLPWLAMGGIGFISVISHLAAGQLRELLSAFNSGDIATARKINVSVAPLCNAMGRLGGVTLSKAGLRLQGIDVGDPRLPQVPATPDQIEALAADMRAASVLR, from the coding sequence GTGAGTTCGGTCGGATTCGACGCCCCCGCGCGCCTGGGGACCCTGCTGACCGCGATGGTGACGCCGTTCGCCGCCGACGGTTCCATGGACACCGCCAAGGCGGCCCAGTTGGCGCAGCACCTGGTGGACGCCGGATGCGACGGCCTGGTGGTCTCGGGGACCACCGGCGAGTCCCCGACCACCACCGACGAGGAAAAAATCAGGCTGCTGGCTGCCGTCCTCGAAGCGGTGGGCGACCGGGCCCGCGTCATCGCCGGCGCCGGCACCTATGACACCGCGCACAGCATCAAGCTGGCCAAGGCCAGCGCCGCCGAGGGCGCGCACGGCCTGCTGGTCGTCACGCCGTACTACTCCAAGCCGCCGCAGCGTGGGCTGATCGCCCATTTCACCGCCGTCGCCGACGCCACCGAGCTGCCGGTGCTGCTCTACGACATCCCGCCACGGTCGGTGGTGCCGATCGAGCCGGACACCATCCGGGCGCTCGCGGCGCACCCGAACATCGTCGGCATCAAGGACGCCAAGGCCGACCTGCACAGCGGCGGGCAGATCATCGCCGAGACCGGATTGGTCTACTACTCCGGTGATGACGCGCTGAATCTGCCGTGGCTGGCGATGGGCGGGATCGGCTTCATCAGCGTGATCTCGCATCTGGCCGCTGGTCAGCTGCGAGAGTTGTTGTCCGCCTTCAATTCCGGGGACATCGCGACGGCCCGCAAGATCAACGTGTCGGTCGCCCCGCTGTGCAACGCGATGGGCCGCCTCGGTGGCGTGACCTTGTCCAAGGCGGGGCTGCGGCTGCAGGGCATCGACGTCGGGGACCCCCGGTTGCCGCAGGTGCCGGCCACCCCGGATCAGATCGAGGCGCTGGCCGCGGACATGCGCGCCGCCTCCGTGCTCAGATAG
- a CDS encoding DivIVA domain-containing protein produces the protein MITEPAWAFTRKFMGYDAAAVDAHIEMLNTKQNLLINDVQSLRARLKESGDEAAALRKEVAALTDTSPSPRAVQQRMAKMLRRAVDEIAEMQAEARAEAEALIADAEAEAAEAHRKRDEVLADIATQQKAREAEYQETRTALEAELAGLRSDAQQAREQLLAEARQRADRDREEARRAVDEASRRRIQILEQLMGVYRDLESVPHALQAARQEHQNPTDADDRNVKAG, from the coding sequence TCGACGCCCATATCGAAATGCTGAACACCAAGCAGAACCTGCTGATCAACGACGTCCAGAGCCTGCGTGCCCGGCTGAAGGAATCCGGTGACGAAGCGGCCGCGCTGCGCAAGGAGGTGGCCGCCCTCACCGACACCTCGCCGTCGCCGCGCGCGGTGCAGCAGCGGATGGCGAAGATGCTGCGGCGTGCCGTCGACGAGATCGCCGAGATGCAGGCCGAGGCGCGGGCCGAGGCCGAGGCGCTGATCGCCGACGCCGAGGCCGAGGCCGCCGAGGCGCACCGCAAGCGTGACGAGGTGCTGGCGGACATCGCGACCCAGCAGAAAGCCAGGGAAGCCGAATATCAGGAGACCAGGACGGCGCTGGAGGCCGAACTGGCCGGCCTGCGCTCCGACGCCCAGCAGGCGCGCGAGCAGTTGCTGGCGGAGGCCAGGCAACGGGCCGACCGGGATCGTGAAGAGGCCCGCCGCGCCGTGGACGAGGCAAGCCGGCGCCGCATCCAGATCCTCGAGCAGCTGATGGGCGTGTATCGCGACCTCGAATCGGTCCCGCACGCGCTTCAGGCGGCCCGCCAAGAGCACCAGAACCCGACCGACGCCGACGATCGCAACGTCAAGGCGGGCTGA
- a CDS encoding EspA/EspE family type VII secretion system effector codes for MANLGQQGAGLGLDFSGWSGSDPGAEGYAATATNTAADLGSFGAAIGGKVMSRYIKNMPQDDLIRLEARMGGQKGVNEFTKAASIISWTITTVQLLQLTTGFGTPYDGASLQTGSQQFTSLAEQLKSALPDTGWEGEASEAYAGLDTTLQTVAQKMADLDSQLAALVKNQGEWVTHMQLAFGILNDLLATALIIELILTLAVPAPAGPAVAKAFAITVASLGISAAVGFLGTLLGYSIENGKKADALADSYAQLVAGIVQNDSVAQAKVAVAGQSTVSSFEAVSAGLSGPSAIAGPPTAAPRTDAANDRAAQRVQRDAEVGGADPRGAAAPEYASSSAPTGAMPTLVQAAAMSGQATNLSGRVSRPESLVNQARAQVHQLAQGDPQEENAVPAGEVRTDEGAGTSLAAHGTERAPIGAAPTGAAPADQVGPFQRSA; via the coding sequence TTGGCCAACCTGGGTCAACAAGGCGCCGGCTTGGGCCTCGATTTCAGTGGCTGGAGCGGCTCCGATCCGGGCGCTGAAGGCTATGCGGCGACGGCAACCAATACCGCCGCCGACCTCGGGTCCTTCGGGGCTGCGATCGGCGGCAAGGTGATGTCTCGGTACATCAAGAACATGCCTCAGGACGATCTGATCCGGCTGGAGGCCCGGATGGGCGGCCAAAAGGGCGTCAACGAATTCACCAAAGCGGCCAGCATCATCTCCTGGACCATCACCACCGTCCAGCTTTTGCAGCTGACGACCGGATTCGGGACGCCCTATGACGGTGCTTCCCTGCAAACCGGTTCGCAGCAATTCACTTCACTGGCCGAGCAGCTGAAGTCCGCGCTTCCCGACACCGGTTGGGAGGGTGAGGCTTCGGAAGCCTATGCCGGCCTGGACACAACACTGCAGACCGTGGCGCAGAAAATGGCCGATCTGGATAGCCAGCTGGCGGCCCTGGTGAAAAACCAGGGCGAGTGGGTCACCCATATGCAATTGGCTTTCGGCATATTGAACGACCTCCTCGCCACGGCTCTCATCATCGAGTTGATTCTCACGTTGGCGGTGCCGGCCCCGGCCGGCCCCGCGGTGGCGAAAGCCTTCGCAATCACGGTTGCGAGTTTGGGGATTTCGGCTGCCGTGGGCTTCCTGGGGACTTTGCTCGGCTATTCGATCGAGAACGGCAAAAAGGCAGATGCGTTGGCCGATAGCTACGCGCAGCTGGTCGCGGGGATTGTTCAAAACGATTCGGTCGCTCAGGCGAAAGTCGCCGTCGCGGGCCAGTCCACGGTGTCGAGTTTCGAGGCCGTCTCGGCCGGCCTGTCCGGACCATCCGCCATTGCCGGGCCGCCGACAGCCGCGCCGCGGACCGACGCAGCCAACGATCGCGCGGCGCAACGCGTGCAGCGTGACGCCGAGGTGGGCGGAGCTGACCCTCGCGGCGCCGCGGCACCCGAATACGCGTCCTCGTCCGCACCCACGGGCGCCATGCCCACGCTGGTTCAGGCCGCCGCAATGTCCGGGCAGGCCACGAACCTGTCCGGCCGGGTGTCCCGGCCCGAAAGCCTGGTCAACCAGGCCAGGGCGCAGGTTCACCAGCTTGCCCAAGGGGACCCGCAGGAAGAAAATGCGGTGCCCGCCGGCGAGGTCCGCACCGACGAGGGTGCGGGGACGAGTCTGGCGGCACACGGAACCGAGCGTGCACCCATCGGGGCGGCGCCGACGGGTGCCGCACCAGCAGACCAGGTGGGCCCGTTTCAGCGCAGCGCGTGA
- a CDS encoding YbaB/EbfC family nucleoid-associated protein, whose translation MTAQTHPQVAEALRQAQQFESILDDHMRRTDTDTFTATDETETVEVTLNGYLVLTDIIIEPGLLRLGAEVVEKRINEALRNATAAATAANDAGDERLVASLAEITGTLNSVLGLS comes from the coding sequence ATGACCGCCCAAACACACCCGCAGGTCGCCGAGGCGCTGCGGCAAGCGCAGCAATTCGAATCGATCCTCGACGACCATATGCGCCGAACGGACACCGATACCTTCACGGCCACCGACGAAACCGAAACCGTCGAAGTGACCCTGAACGGGTACCTGGTGTTGACCGACATCATCATCGAACCGGGCCTGCTCAGGCTGGGCGCGGAGGTAGTCGAGAAGCGCATCAACGAAGCGCTGCGCAACGCCACGGCCGCAGCGACTGCGGCCAACGACGCGGGCGACGAGCGCCTCGTCGCATCCCTCGCCGAAATCACCGGCACGCTGAATAGCGTCTTGGGCCTGTCCTGA
- a CDS encoding putative quinol monooxygenase, whose translation MPVVVVATLTVKPESVDAVRDILKTAAEEVHTEPGCQVYAVHESGETFVFVEQWADEEALKAHSSAPAVAKLFTAAGEHLAGAPDIKLLQPVPAGDPDKGQIRR comes from the coding sequence ATGCCCGTTGTCGTCGTCGCCACCTTGACCGTCAAACCCGAATCGGTTGACGCGGTCCGCGACATCCTCAAGACCGCGGCCGAGGAGGTGCACACCGAGCCCGGCTGCCAGGTGTATGCGGTGCACGAATCGGGCGAGACCTTCGTCTTCGTCGAGCAGTGGGCCGACGAGGAGGCACTCAAGGCGCACAGCAGCGCTCCCGCGGTGGCCAAGTTGTTCACCGCCGCCGGCGAGCACCTGGCCGGGGCCCCGGACATCAAACTGCTGCAGCCGGTGCCCGCGGGCGACCCGGACAAAGGCCAAATTCGCCGGTGA